In Polyangiaceae bacterium, the genomic window CCGACGCGCTGCTAGGGCTCGGCGCTAGCGCCGTCTTGGTCAAGGGCGGACACCTCGGCGGGGACACGGTGGTCGATCTCTTGCGCACGGTCGACGGTGTCGAGCGGCGCTTCGAGAGCCCGCGTCTGCACAGCCGGAGCACGCACGGCACCGGCTGCACCCTGGCTTCGGCCATCGCGGCCGGGGTCGCCGAGGGCCTCCGCCTCGAAGACGCCGTGGCGCGCGCCAGGACTACGTGCTCGAGGCCATCGCATCGGCACCGGGGCTCGGCAAGGGCCACGGACCGCTCGACCACGGACATCCCTGCCGGAAGCCCGCATGAGCTTCTTCGCGTTCCCACAGCCGCCGGAGGTGTCCGGACTCCAGCTCGGACACGGGCACAGCCGACTGCGTTTCGAGGACGTTGCCCAGGACGGCCGCCTGCGCCTCGAGGGGATCTGGCCCGCCATCGGCCCCATCCTGTGGGGCAAGATGGAGGTAGCGAACGCGCTCTTGCGTCTGGGCGGGGACGGCGTGCGCGCGGTGCTCACCTACGTGCAGCTCGAGGGCGGCGATGACCCGATCAGCGTGCGCGCGCTCTGCGACCAGGAGGTGCGCTGGCAGCTCGGGCGCAGCGTGGACGAGGCCGGGCGGACGACGCGCGTCTTGTTCGACACCTGGCTCATCTCCAGCGCGCCGCGGGCGTGCCCGGCAACCCGGGCGCAGACCCCGTGAGCGACGAGCGCGTGCGCGTCGCGCGCGCCTACGGGCAACACGCGTGTTCACCCGGCCCGCGGCCCCGGCGGGCCAGCACCGCGTGCTCAGCGTCGACGATCCGCTTTTGTCGGGCCCCCGCGCCGCCGGTGACTTACCGCGATCCCAGCGCGCTGCTCGCGCTGCCGAGCGGCGCCAGAGCCCTCGATGCCACGCCGCGCTTCGACGTCGCGCCGCTGGTGTTCGGCCTCTGCCACACCGACGGCAACCAACACGTGAACTTCCTCGCGTACCCGAGGCTCGCGGAGGAGGCAGCGCTGCGCCGCTTCGCCGAGCTCGGCCGCGATCCGCGCCGGCTGGCGCGCCGGGCCGAGGTCTCCTACCGCAAGCCTAGCTTCGCCGGCGACGTGGTCCGGCTCTTGATGCAGGCGTTCGAGAGCGACGACGAGATCGGGGTGGTGGCGGTGTTCCTGCCCGAGGCGGCCGCCAAGGAGCGGAGCTTCGCCGAGCTTTCCCAGGTCGAGCGACCGCTCGCGGTGGTGCGGGTGGGATTCGAGGCCTGAGCGCCAAAGGCGGCCGGGGTGAAGGTGTCGCAAACGAAGATGCGCCTTCTCTTCCTGGTCATCCTGCTCGCCGGCTCGGCGTGCGTGGAGCTGCCGGAGACCACGGCCGTCGGCAAGCCGCGACCGCCGCCGGAGATCGGAACCAGCATCACCCACACGCGCCTGTGCTCGTGTCGCGCCTGCGGCGAAGCGAGCTGCTGCTCCGGCCTGACCGACGCGGACGACGCGCCGCAGAAGAGCTGTGGCTCGAGCTACGACTTCTCCCAGGGCGACGGCTGCGGCATGCAGGTCGGGAGCTGTGCCAGCCGCTGCTTCGAGCGATCCTGGCGCGTGAAGCTCTCCCAGGAGTGCGACGCGAAGCGCCCGCCGGAGTGCTGCGGCGCCGGGCCCTGACTCCGGCAAAACCCCGGGGTTTCCTCGGACGCGCGCAAGACCCTTGCGCCTCGGGCGGCGTCGTGAGGAAAACGGCGTCCCATGTCGAGAAACGCCCTCGTGCGCAGCGCCGTGCTCCTGCCGTTCCTGCTCGTGGCTTGCGAGCAGCCACCGCCCGAGCCGGAGCAGCAGAAGCCCGCGCCCAAGCCTGCCGCGACGCCGGTCGCCGCCCTGAGCGCAAACGCGCCGCCGACCGCCAGCGTCAAGCCGCCCGAGCCTCCGCAACCCAAGGGGCTGCCCGCACCGGAGGACGTCGCGGCGCCGCCCAAGGACGCCAAGAAGACCGCGTCGGGGCTCTTCACCAAGGTGCTGACGAAGGGCACGGGCAAGGACAAGCCGAAGCTCGAGGATCGCGTGAAGGTCCACTACACGGGCTGGACCAAAGACGGAAGATGTTCGACAGCTCGGTGGCGCGGAACGACCCTGCCACCTTCGGTGTGGGCGGCGTGATCAAAGGCTGGACCGAAGCGCTGCAGCTGATGGTCGTCGGCGAGAAGCGACGTCTGTGGATCCCGGCGGAGCTCGCGTACGGTGAGAACGCCGGCATGGGAGCGCCCTCCGGACAGCTCACCTTCGACGTCGAGCTGCTCGAGATCCTCGCCACGCCCAAGCCCTGGCCGGTCCCCGCTGACGTGAAGGCCGCGCCGAAGAGTGCCAAGAAGACCGAGAGCGGTCTGGTCTACAAACAGCTCGCCAAGGGCAAGGGTACGAAGAAGCCCGCGCCGACCGACCGCGTGACGGTGCACTACACGGGCTGGACGCCGGACGGCAAAGAGTTCGACAGCTCGATCAAGCGCGCCGAGCCCACCAGCTTCCCTTGAACCGTGTGATCAAGGGCTGGACCGAGGGACTACAGCTGATGGTCGAGGGCGATCGCATGCGCTTCTGGATCCCCGCGGAGCTGGCCTACGGCGACAAGCCCACGCGGCCCGGCGCCCGGCGGGCCCGCTGGTGTTCGACGTCGAGCTGATCTCGATCTCCGGAGGCACGCCGTGAGGCTCCTGCCGAGCTACCTCTCGGACGAGTGGGCGCTGGGCAGCGGCAAGCCCGCGGAGCTGGTGAACCCCGCCACCGAGGAGGTGCTGGCGGGGGCTTCGAGCGCGGGCGCTGACCTCGAGAAGGCGCTCGCTCACGCGCGGGACGTGGGCGGCCCGGCGCTCCGCGCGCTCTCGTTCCGGGAGCGCGGCGAGCTGCTCGAGAAGATGAGCAAGGCCATCTTCGCCGAGCGCGACGCGCTGATCGATCTGGCCATCGCCAACGGTGGCAACACGCGATCCGACGCCAAGTTCGACATCGACGGCGCCACGGCCACGCTGATGGCGTACGCGGAGCTCGGCAAGAAGCTCGGCGACAGGCAGCTCTTGGTGGACGGCGAGCCGACGGACATTTCGGGCTCGCGCCTTCAGGGCTACCACGTGCTCTCGCCGCGGCATGGCGTTGCGGTGCACATCGGCGCGTTCAACTTCCCGGCCTGGGGCTGGGCGGAGAAGGCGGCGTGCGCCCTGCTCGCCGGCATGCCGGTCTTGACCAAGCCGGCGACGGCGACGGCGCTGCTCGCCCACCGCACCGCGGAGATCTGCGTGGGCGCTGGTTTTCTGCCGCGCGGAGCCTTCAGCTTCTTGTGCGGCTCCGCCGGCGATCTGCTGGAGCACCTGACCTGGAAGGACGTGGTCGCCTTCACCGGCGGCAGCGGGACGGGGCTCACCATCCGCAAGACCGAGCGCCTGCTCGCCCAAGGTCTGCGCGTGAACGTCGAGGCGGACAGTCTCAACTCCGCGCTGCTCCTGCCGGAGGCCGAGGACGCCACGATCCAGGCGTTCGTGCGCGACGTGGCCCGGGACATGACGCAGAAGACCGGGCAGAAGTGCACGGCCATCCGTCGGGTCGTCGTCCCGGAGAGCTGCCTCGAACGCGTGCGCGAGGCGCTCTCCGAGCAGCTCGCGACGATCAAGATCGGTAATCCGGCGCTGGACGAGGTGCGCATGGGACCGGTGGCGACGGCGAGCCAGAAGCGTGACGTGCTGGCTGGCATCGAGCGGCTGCGCGCCGAGACCAAGCTCGCATTCGGCGATCCCGCTCGGCTCTCGCCCATCGGCGTGCCCGCGGGCAAGGGCTTCTTCGTGCCGCTCTTGCTGCTCGAGGCCGCGGACGCGCTCGCCGCCAGCTCGGTTCACGAGCACGAGGTGTTCGGGCCGGTGGCCACGCTGCTGCCCTATGACGGCAGCGTCGCGAGCGCGCTCCAGATCGTGCGTGCGGGGCAGGGTGGGCTCGTCGCGTCCGTCTACGGCGACGATCGAAAGGCGCTGAGCGAGGT contains:
- a CDS encoding FKBP-type peptidyl-prolyl cis-trans isomerase; its protein translation is MFDSSVARNDPATFGVGGVIKGWTEALQLMVVGEKRRLWIPAELAYGENAGMGAPSGQLTFDVELLEILATPKPWPVPADVKAAPKSAKKTESGLVYKQLAKGKGTKKPAPTDRVTVHYTGWTPDGKEFDSSIKRAEPTSFP
- a CDS encoding FKBP-type peptidyl-prolyl cis-trans isomerase; translation: MNRVIKGWTEGLQLMVEGDRMRFWIPAELAYGDKPTRPGARRARWCSTSS